The Setaria viridis chromosome 6, Setaria_viridis_v4.0, whole genome shotgun sequence genome contains a region encoding:
- the LOC117860186 gene encoding uncharacterized protein codes for MSGGERDAHGINASGGSKVAASIDSFSQLPFIRSAREKQQQQQPATTPGGGTAGIRLFGFDVPPDSAAAAMASLTGSKGEAFVKESPTAAAAETSAGASGEGGGGGGGGGGSRKFECHYCCRNFPTSQALGGHQNAHKRERQHAKRAQFQTAMAMHHGQYYYPHHHPAAVADPAHLYPAALAAYHHHRFAAAPPPHYPSWAAAGGRYYSGPGSISQPINGSPVATPPPPALWRVPTGGVGVGMPLATRRQEEATPPPLAVLGGEEQVVVGGSGSAPFSPSTSSSSSSASPHKRPAPPERKENVSLDLSL; via the coding sequence AtgagcggcggcgagcgagaTGCGCATGGGATTAAcgccagcggcggcagcaaggTGGCCGCGAGCATCGACTCCTTCTCGCAGCTGCCGTTCATCCGCTCGGCGCgcgagaagcagcagcagcagcagccggcgacgacgccgggaGGTGGGACGGCGGGTATCCGGCTGTTCGGGTTCGACGTCCCGCcggactccgccgccgccgccatggcatCCTTGACTGGCTCGAAAGGAGAGGCCTTTGTCAAGGaaagccccaccgccgccgccgccgagacctcggcgggcgcgagcggcgagggcgggggaggaggaggaggaggagggggcagcCGGAAGTTCGAGTGCCACTACTGCTGCCGGAACTTCCCGACGTCGCAGGCGCTGGGCGGGCACCAGAACGCGCACAAGCGGGAGCGGCAGCACGCCAAGCGCGCGCAGTTCCAGACCGCCATGGCCATGCACCACGGCCAGTACTACTACCCGCACCATcacccggccgccgtcgcggacCCCGCCCACCTCTaccccgccgccctcgccgcgtaccaccaccaccgcttcgcggccgcgccgccgccgcactacCCGTCgtgggcggccgccggcggcaggTACTACAGCGGGCCTGGGTCCATCTCGCAGCCGATCAACGGCAGCCCggtggcgacgccgccgccgcccgcgctctGGCGGGTCCCCacgggcggcgtcggcgtgggGATGCCGTTGGCCACGCGACGGCAAGAAGAGGCCACGCCACCACCCCTGGCTGTGCTCGGAGGTGAGGAGCAGGTGGTCGTGGGAGGATCTGGCTCGGCGCCGTTCTCGCCGTCGACCtcctcgtcgtcatcgtcggctTCGCCTCATaagcgccccgccccgccggagCGTAAAGAGAATGTGAGTTTGGATCTGAGCTTGTAG